A genome region from Hippopotamus amphibius kiboko isolate mHipAmp2 chromosome 1, mHipAmp2.hap2, whole genome shotgun sequence includes the following:
- the LEAP2 gene encoding liver-expressed antimicrobial peptide 2 gives MWHLKLFAVLMICLLLLGQVDGSPIPELSSAKRRLRRMTPFWRGVSLRPIGASCRDDSECITRLCRKRRCSLSVAQE, from the exons ATGTGGCACCTCAAACTCTTTGCAGTACTCATGATCTGCCTGTTGCTGTTAGGCCAG GTAGATGGCTCCCCAATACCAGAACTGAGTTCAGCAAAGAGAAGGCTGAGGAGAATGACCCCATTTTGGAGAGGGGTTTCCCTCAGGCCCATTGGAGCCTCCTGTCGGGATGATTCTGAATGTATCACAAGGCTATGCAG aaAAAGACGCTGTTCTCTAAGTGTGGCCCAGGAATGA
- the LOC130853423 gene encoding cytochrome b-c1 complex subunit 8 codes for MGRAFGNLMRVRHVITYSLSPFEQRAFPHYFSKGIPNMLRRTRACILRVAPPFVVFYLVYTWGTQEFEKSKRKNPAAYENDK; via the exons ATGGGCCGCGCGTTTGGGAATCTGATGAGGGTGCGGCATGTGATCACCTACAGCTTGTCGCCGTTCGAGCAGCGCGCCTTTCCGCACTACTTCAGCAAGGGCATCCCCAACATGCTGCGCCGCACTCGGGCGTGCATCCTTCGCGTCGCGCCGC catttGTAGTGTTTTATCTTGTCTACACATGGGGAACACAAGAGTTTGAGAAATCCAAGAGGAAGAATCCAGCTGCCTATGAAAATGACAAATGA